From bacterium:
TATCTCCTTTCTTATCTTATTTCTGACTGTTTTCTTTAGCTCTACGGATGTGATAAGTTATGATAAGGTTACTGCTGAGAGATACTTGGAACGATATTGGAATAAAAATGGCCCGAATGGATATAATTCTCCCCCTTTTGAAGACTACAGCGCTTCAGGTGAAGGAGGTGACTGCGCGAATTTTGGTTCACAGGCGTTGATTGCAGGAAATATTCTCTTTAAGCAAAAGAATGTTGGTTTCAACCTTAGTCAACATAAGGGTGCTATAACTGCGGCCAATCAATTAAGACGCTATCTGGAAGAAAGTTTGGATGCTCAAGTAGCTGAAAAAGGCATTAATGAGACAAATACTTACAAAAGTTTTATGCAGACCGGAGATATAACCTTCTGGATACATCACTATGGCGATGAAGACTTTCAT
This genomic window contains:
- a CDS encoding amidase domain-containing protein codes for the protein MMRLTKPISFLILFLTVFFSSTDVISYDKVTAERYLERYWNKNGPNGYNSPPFEDYSASGEGGDCANFGSQALIAGNILFKQKNVGFNLSQHKGAITAANQLRRYLEESLDAQVAEKGINETNTYKSFMQTGDITFWIHHYGDEDFHWDPPPPPHARVPSSDPRYGRSFNDYARHTLVINEDTGSDLLYSCHSGDLYRESLQNHEGGMWQTLYLRYLHLPDAPIIKYMEVTQVQEGRDTTVYDLHSALVKQGYMW